AATGCTGATGAGAAATTGGAATACAAAAATCAAAACGACATGTTCTGCCTTAAAAAAGTAAAAGATGATACTGAGCAGGGTAGCTGTTGCCATGGCTATAATAAAGGTGCGCTTTTTCCCGATTTGATCAGAAACCGGTTTTGCCATGACCACCCCCACAATGTTGGCCGCCTGTCCCAACACCAAATAGAGGGTGCTAAAGGTCAGCGGAACATTGAGCAAGGGCAATTGAAGGGCGTCCTGAGTCTCAAAGTAATACTTGAAATAATAGATGGTGGAGCCGTCCCTTATGGAATTGAAGATCAGGGTGCAGATTCCCGCACCCAAAAGAATGAACCATGGCCTGTTTTTCGCAAGGTCTCTTAAATCGTTTTTAAGCGATGTCTTTTGTTCTTTTGGAGGTTGGATACGTTCTTTGGTCAGTCGAAACGTTCCATAAAAAAGGATAACTGCCAATACGCTGTAAATGGCCATGGTGGATTGCCATCCTTTTTGCGGATTGCCCAGGTCGCCCCCTTTCCCAAAGAACTCCACCAAAGGTTCCGCGGTGGCCAACACCAAAATACTTCCGGCAAAAGCAAAGATGAATCGAAAGGAGGCCAATGAGGTCCTATCCTTTAGATCGGAGGTCATCACGCCCAATAATGAGGCATAGGGAACATTGACGGCGGTATACACGATCATCATGGAACAATAAATGACATAGGCGTAGATGATTTTCCCGGAAACATCCAGATTTGGAGTGGTAAACAGCAATATCCCAAAAATGCCAAAAGGAATGGCCATCCATAATAAGTAGGGCCTGAACTTTCCCCATTTGGTCGTGGTCCTATCCGCCAAAATACCCATAAGGGGGTCATTGAGGCCATCAAAAACCCTGGTGATCAAGAACATGGTCCCCACGACGGCAGCGGAGATGCCAAAAACGTCCGTATAGAAGAAAAGCAGGTATACGCTGAACATTTTCCAATACATGGAAGAGGCAAAATCGCCCAATCCATAACCCATTTTTTCTTTTAATCGAAGTTTTTCCATTGGTCAGGTTTTAAGTAGGGTTGTTGTAGTGTTGGTCAACGTATTTTTTTGACTTCGGATAAAAAGAGCACATGGTCCAACGCTTTGAACTTTCTAAAATTTTCACTGCTTTTTTGTCCCTTAAAGGGGCCAAAATAGTGATTGGGCCAGGCATTTCGCCAAAATAGTGCCCAGGCAATCCCTTTGTCCGCAATGTTCTTATCGAGAACGTCCGTCCACCAGTTTTCAACAGTTACCCTGTTCAACCCGCCTTCGGTCATGGCGTAAGGTTTGCCCTTTTCCTTACCGATTGTGGCCAAAAGGGACAGGTTTTCCTGTAACAATTCCTCATAGGCCTCGGTTGATTCCTTATGGTAGAGATCCATTCCCAAAATATCCACATAGGCATCGCCGGGATAGAACCTTAGGTATTCTTCCCTATTTTTTACCGCATCACTGGAATAGCAGTAGAGAAGGTTGTGAACCTTGTAGGTGTTGGTCAATAGCGCATAGGTCTGTTGCCACAGCAATTGAAATTCTTCCGGAGTGCAATTGCCATGCCCCCACCAAAACCAGGAACCGTTCATTTCATGAAAAGGACGAAACACAATGGGGATGGGCTTTCCTTTTTTGGTCTTGAGACCGTTCATAAAGTCGGCTACCCGGGCAATCCAAGCTTGGTATTTTGGGTGTAGGATGCCACCTTCCAGAATTTCCGAAACTGCTGGGGAGGGATCCCAGGCCGATTTTTTGGTCACGGGATTATTGGGATGCCAGCTAATGGTAACGATCCCACCCGTTTTATGGGCTTTTTGAATGAGTTTGGTCATTAGATCGAAATTGACGGAATCCAGATTCTGTTGATGGCCCAGTTCAATATGTCCAATTTCGAATCCATAAATACCGGGAAAATCACCGGAAACTTCCGCCACATCACTTTTGTAGAGGGAGCCATCATTTTTCCAGCCCATGCCATAGGCCGTTGCATCTTGATGTCCAAAAGCATAACCCATTTTTGGAATTTCCTGAATTCGGGCCATCAGAAGTTTTGCGGAGTTGTCAGCCTCCTTGTCGGAAAGGGATAATTTTCTGGAAGAAACTTCAAAAGAACTTTTACATGACATAAAAAAACAAACAATTAGTAGAAAATATACATTTCTATTTGCATTTAAGAATTTTACCTT
The sequence above is a segment of the Muricauda sp. SCSIO 64092 genome. Coding sequences within it:
- a CDS encoding MFS transporter, with the protein product MEKLRLKEKMGYGLGDFASSMYWKMFSVYLLFFYTDVFGISAAVVGTMFLITRVFDGLNDPLMGILADRTTTKWGKFRPYLLWMAIPFGIFGILLFTTPNLDVSGKIIYAYVIYCSMMIVYTAVNVPYASLLGVMTSDLKDRTSLASFRFIFAFAGSILVLATAEPLVEFFGKGGDLGNPQKGWQSTMAIYSVLAVILFYGTFRLTKERIQPPKEQKTSLKNDLRDLAKNRPWFILLGAGICTLIFNSIRDGSTIYYFKYYFETQDALQLPLLNVPLTFSTLYLVLGQAANIVGVVMAKPVSDQIGKKRTFIIAMATATLLSIIFYFFKAEHVVLIFVFQFLISICAGIIFPLLWSMYADIADYSEWKTGRRATGLVFSSSSMSQKMGWTLGGALTGWILAFYGFEANMEQTEAAKTGIRMMMSILPAIGAFLSAAILIFYKLDDTFMQKINQELTKRRGEI
- a CDS encoding glycoside hydrolase family 26 protein produces the protein MSCKSSFEVSSRKLSLSDKEADNSAKLLMARIQEIPKMGYAFGHQDATAYGMGWKNDGSLYKSDVAEVSGDFPGIYGFEIGHIELGHQQNLDSVNFDLMTKLIQKAHKTGGIVTISWHPNNPVTKKSAWDPSPAVSEILEGGILHPKYQAWIARVADFMNGLKTKKGKPIPIVFRPFHEMNGSWFWWGHGNCTPEEFQLLWQQTYALLTNTYKVHNLLYCYSSDAVKNREEYLRFYPGDAYVDILGMDLYHKESTEAYEELLQENLSLLATIGKEKGKPYAMTEGGLNRVTVENWWTDVLDKNIADKGIAWALFWRNAWPNHYFGPFKGQKSSENFRKFKALDHVLFLSEVKKIR